A genomic segment from Thermotoga neapolitana DSM 4359 encodes:
- the tsaA gene encoding tRNA (N6-threonylcarbamoyladenosine(37)-N6)-methyltransferase TrmO: MDFCLKPIGVIRSPYRNVAECPFQGRFSREDFIIELYPEYEEGLKDIDTCSHLIILYWLHKADRERLIALPPFDRKEHGVFATRSPHRPNPIGFSVVELLKVDGRRLFVRGLDALDGTPVVDIKPYSSKIDCVENARIGWFEGVKMDEI; encoded by the coding sequence GTGGATTTCTGTCTGAAACCGATAGGTGTGATAAGATCTCCCTACAGAAACGTGGCGGAGTGTCCCTTTCAGGGAAGGTTTTCCAGGGAGGATTTCATCATCGAACTGTACCCGGAGTACGAAGAGGGGCTGAAGGATATCGACACATGCTCTCATCTGATAATTCTCTACTGGCTCCACAAAGCAGACAGGGAAAGACTGATCGCTCTTCCTCCATTTGATAGAAAAGAACATGGTGTGTTCGCCACGCGCTCCCCTCACAGACCAAACCCTATAGGATTTTCCGTTGTGGAACTTTTGAAAGTGGATGGGAGGAGATTGTTTGTGAGGGGTCTCGATGCCCTGGATGGAACACCGGTCGTTGATATCAAGCCTTATTCCTCAAAGATCGATTGTGTGGAAAATGCCAGAATAGGATGGTTTGAAGGGGTGAAAATGGATGAGATTTAA
- a CDS encoding stage V sporulation protein S, with the protein MEVLKVASNSNPNKVAGALAGVIREKGKAELQAIGAGAVNQAVKAIAIARGYLAPSGINLVCVPAFTEVQINGETRTAIKFIVFPKD; encoded by the coding sequence ATGGAAGTACTCAAGGTTGCTTCCAATTCCAACCCCAACAAAGTAGCAGGAGCACTCGCAGGTGTTATCAGAGAGAAAGGAAAAGCGGAACTTCAGGCAATCGGAGCCGGTGCGGTGAACCAGGCTGTGAAGGCCATTGCCATTGCAAGGGGTTATCTCGCTCCGAGTGGAATCAACCTCGTGTGTGTACCCGCTTTCACAGAGGTGCAGATCAACGGCGAAACGAGAACGGCTATCAAGTTCATCGTTTTTCCGAAAGATTGA
- a CDS encoding iron ABC transporter substrate-binding protein, with the protein MFLIFVSLSGFSEVVMDLLGREVEIPSKVERIVAAGPGALRLIVYLNATDMVVGVEDFERLRPLGRPYILAHPELKELPRIGPGGPGKLPDMEALVVLNPDVLFMTYVDVKTAQDVQEKTGIPVIVLSYGDLGTFDDEELFDSIELLGKILGKEERAREVIEFIKQIQEDLSRRTENIESPTVYVGGIGYRGVHGIESTMAHYPPFVALRARNVVDELGEGHKFIDLEKLLEWNPEYIFIDENALSMVLEDYRKRGEFYELLDAVKEKRVFGILPYNYYTTNIGTALADAYFIGKILYPKRFEDIDPEKKANEIYEFLLGKAVYEEMAKQFGGFGRIDLSSGKILRGE; encoded by the coding sequence GTGTTTCTTATCTTTGTTTCTCTTTCAGGATTTTCCGAGGTTGTGATGGATCTTTTGGGAAGAGAGGTGGAGATCCCTTCTAAAGTTGAGAGGATCGTGGCGGCAGGGCCCGGTGCCCTCAGGTTGATCGTCTATTTGAACGCCACCGATATGGTCGTTGGTGTGGAGGATTTCGAACGTTTGAGGCCTCTTGGCAGGCCCTATATACTGGCACATCCAGAACTCAAAGAACTTCCCAGAATAGGTCCTGGGGGCCCTGGAAAACTTCCGGATATGGAAGCACTGGTAGTGTTGAACCCGGATGTTTTGTTCATGACCTATGTCGACGTCAAAACGGCTCAGGACGTTCAGGAAAAGACTGGAATACCCGTGATTGTACTCAGTTATGGAGATCTTGGAACGTTCGACGATGAAGAACTTTTTGATTCGATTGAACTTTTGGGTAAGATCCTTGGAAAAGAAGAAAGGGCGCGTGAAGTGATCGAGTTCATAAAACAGATCCAGGAGGATCTTTCGAGAAGAACGGAAAACATCGAAAGTCCCACCGTCTACGTTGGTGGTATCGGCTACAGGGGAGTTCATGGGATCGAAAGCACGATGGCACATTATCCACCTTTCGTTGCTCTTCGTGCCAGAAACGTGGTCGATGAACTGGGAGAAGGTCACAAATTCATCGATCTTGAAAAGTTACTGGAGTGGAACCCTGAGTACATCTTCATCGATGAAAATGCTTTGAGCATGGTTCTTGAGGATTACAGAAAGCGTGGAGAATTCTATGAACTGCTGGATGCCGTGAAGGAAAAGAGGGTATTTGGTATTTTGCCGTACAACTACTACACTACAAACATCGGAACGGCCCTTGCTGACGCGTATTTCATCGGGAAGATTCTCTATCCGAAACGTTTTGAAGACATCGATCCAGAAAAAAAGGCAAACGAAATATACGAGTTTCTCCTTGGAAAGGCGGTATACGAGGAGATGGCAAAACAATTCGGAGGATTTGGAAGAATAGATCTTTCTTCGGGGAAAATCCTTCGAGGTGAGTGA
- a CDS encoding cyclic di-GMP phosphodiesterase, which translates to MTVLVVEDDEITREAVSQYLRLSGFNVLEAESGEKALDLSRKVDVALVDVKLPGMSGIELVSEIKSRNLSCVVFIVTAYDDTETVKKSVEAGADDFIKKPVNLELLKLKITHALRNRVFHLYRNSYLKSLKKKLSLLEKTAEEFFTEYEDFLFEVLDILNMLSEYRDAETHKHTERVGWLSGRIAEEMGMDEAFVTEIQFAAPLHDIGKIGIPDRILLKPGILTPEEFEIMKQHTTIGFRILSRSSSPILQLGAEIALTHHERWNGSGYPKGLKGKEIPLSGLIVAVADSFDAMVSRRPYKKPKTLEEAFQEIEELSGKLYSPEVVKAFLKLEREIMDVYRREEDEDSSNDSRSSHKSSPGEGLEGIRE; encoded by the coding sequence ATGACGGTACTGGTCGTAGAGGATGATGAGATCACACGAGAGGCTGTAAGCCAGTACTTGAGGCTCTCTGGTTTCAACGTCCTCGAAGCGGAAAGCGGAGAGAAAGCCCTCGATCTTTCCAGAAAGGTCGATGTTGCACTGGTGGATGTGAAACTTCCTGGAATGAGCGGAATAGAACTGGTGAGTGAGATAAAGTCGAGAAATCTCTCCTGTGTGGTTTTCATTGTAACTGCATACGACGACACGGAAACCGTGAAAAAGAGTGTGGAAGCGGGTGCTGATGACTTCATCAAAAAACCTGTTAATCTGGAACTTTTGAAACTGAAGATAACCCACGCCCTCAGAAACAGGGTGTTTCATCTGTACAGAAACAGTTATCTGAAATCCCTGAAGAAAAAGCTTTCCCTTCTTGAAAAGACCGCAGAAGAGTTCTTCACAGAATACGAAGACTTTCTGTTTGAGGTCCTCGATATACTGAACATGCTCTCCGAGTACAGGGACGCAGAAACCCACAAACACACAGAACGGGTGGGGTGGCTCTCAGGCAGGATAGCAGAGGAGATGGGAATGGATGAGGCCTTCGTTACGGAGATACAGTTTGCGGCGCCTCTTCACGATATCGGAAAGATAGGAATTCCAGACAGAATCCTTTTGAAACCCGGTATTCTCACCCCGGAAGAGTTCGAGATCATGAAACAACACACCACCATTGGATTCAGGATCCTCAGTCGAAGTTCTTCTCCCATCCTTCAACTTGGAGCGGAGATTGCCCTCACGCACCACGAAAGATGGAACGGCTCCGGATATCCGAAAGGTCTCAAGGGAAAGGAAATACCACTTTCTGGTCTCATAGTGGCGGTGGCGGACAGCTTCGATGCGATGGTGTCCAGAAGACCGTACAAAAAACCAAAAACGCTGGAAGAGGCCTTTCAGGAAATAGAAGAACTATCCGGAAAGCTTTACTCTCCCGAAGTTGTGAAAGCCTTTTTGAAACTGGAAAGAGAAATTATGGATGTCTACAGGAGGGAAGAAGATGAAGATTCCTCCAACGACAGCAGGAGTTCACATAAGAGCTCCCCTGGAGAGGGTTTGGAAGGTATTCGTGAATGA
- a CDS encoding FecCD family ABC transporter permease — translation MNYRRYVSRNILIGVVLLVLLFITMVYALSHGGYDLSFGEVLSALFGRSGRKTHVLIWNIRFPRVLAGIFTGASLAVSGAVVQGALRNPLASPFTMGVSHGAMFGASLAIILGAGYSESTGRIVLSNPYVIILFAFAGAMIPSIVIFILGKTKKAAPETVILMGIAMSSLFTAATTLVQYFADELQLATMVYWSFGDLGRATWKGNVLLLTVSIAIFVYFFLKAWDINAMVAGDEVAKSSGVRVEKIRLVMVLLSSLMTAVGVALVGVIGFVGLVSPHMIRIFIGEDYRFLVPFSALLGGLILLLADTFARLLFSPMVLPVGVVTSFLGAPLFIYLLVRSDRMK, via the coding sequence ATGAACTACAGAAGGTACGTCTCAAGAAACATCCTGATCGGTGTGGTTTTGTTAGTTCTTCTTTTCATCACGATGGTGTACGCACTCTCTCATGGAGGGTACGATCTTTCTTTTGGTGAGGTCTTGAGCGCTCTGTTTGGAAGAAGTGGCAGAAAGACCCATGTTCTCATCTGGAACATAAGATTTCCCAGAGTGCTGGCCGGTATTTTCACCGGTGCCTCTTTGGCCGTTTCAGGTGCAGTTGTTCAGGGGGCTTTGAGAAATCCTCTTGCCAGTCCTTTCACGATGGGTGTATCGCATGGAGCGATGTTCGGAGCTTCCCTTGCGATAATTCTGGGAGCGGGTTATTCGGAGAGTACAGGAAGAATCGTTCTGAGCAACCCTTATGTTATTATCCTTTTCGCCTTCGCAGGTGCGATGATACCATCGATTGTTATTTTCATCCTGGGAAAGACGAAGAAGGCAGCACCGGAGACGGTGATCCTGATGGGAATCGCCATGAGTTCGCTTTTCACCGCTGCCACAACGCTGGTTCAGTACTTTGCAGACGAACTTCAGCTTGCAACCATGGTTTACTGGAGTTTTGGGGATCTTGGAAGGGCAACCTGGAAAGGGAATGTTCTTCTTCTTACAGTTTCGATCGCGATCTTCGTTTATTTCTTCCTGAAAGCCTGGGACATCAACGCTATGGTTGCCGGGGATGAGGTTGCGAAATCTTCCGGGGTGAGAGTAGAGAAGATCAGACTGGTGATGGTTCTTCTTTCATCGTTGATGACAGCTGTCGGGGTAGCACTTGTTGGTGTGATAGGGTTTGTGGGCTTGGTCTCTCCACACATGATCAGGATTTTCATCGGAGAAGATTACAGGTTTCTCGTTCCCTTCTCCGCTCTGCTGGGGGGGTTGATTCTTCTTCTGGCCGATACCTTTGCTCGTCTCCTGTTTTCACCAATGGTTCTACCCGTGGGAGTGGTGACTTCCTTTCTTGGGGCACCTCTTTTCATATATCTTCTGGTTCGGAGTGATCGCATGAAATGA
- a CDS encoding SRPBCC family protein, translating into MKIPPTTAGVHIRAPLERVWKVFVNERGWDGWFTDGMKMELKEGGRIFFRWVRKTFGEEVTDEGVIHRLEPPHLIEFSWNSYEDGYRSRVKMEFFPSSYNGTWVHVEDHTIVFTEEDMKIKLECAVGWGEMLTLAKVWIEYGISTLENP; encoded by the coding sequence ATGAAGATTCCTCCAACGACAGCAGGAGTTCACATAAGAGCTCCCCTGGAGAGGGTTTGGAAGGTATTCGTGAATGAAAGAGGCTGGGATGGATGGTTCACAGATGGGATGAAGATGGAACTGAAAGAGGGTGGAAGGATTTTCTTTCGATGGGTGAGAAAGACCTTCGGAGAAGAAGTGACGGACGAAGGGGTGATCCACAGACTCGAACCACCTCATCTTATAGAATTCTCCTGGAACTCCTACGAAGACGGCTACAGATCGAGGGTGAAAATGGAATTTTTCCCATCGAGTTACAACGGAACGTGGGTCCATGTGGAGGACCACACGATTGTGTTTACAGAAGAGGACATGAAGATAAAACTCGAGTGTGCAGTTGGCTGGGGTGAGATGCTCACCCTCGCCAAAGTGTGGATAGAGTACGGAATATCAACCCTCGAGAATCCTTGA
- a CDS encoding guanosine polyphosphate pyrophosphohydrolase has product MIALLDMGSNSFILLIVSEEGEVILEEVHEVGIASGNLQRAKEVFRECVRKSEELGADLHIFGTAFFRKNPDVFYEITGGRGKILSEEEEARYSYISVVRDFGKEDILVADLGGGSLELAWKDGYTSLELGTHILNRIFSLTLPFRKSVDDVVEYVMDKLPDLAKSDLFGVGGSFVALAALMKGKWDLKSIHGSTLEIERVQKIVDQIRKMSFEDIRKLKILPEGREKTILAGGIVTIALLKKYSPKMTVSTKGYRYGIAWEIMVQ; this is encoded by the coding sequence ATGATAGCATTGCTCGACATGGGAAGTAACTCCTTCATTCTCCTCATCGTCTCCGAAGAGGGAGAGGTGATCCTCGAAGAAGTACACGAGGTGGGGATCGCATCCGGAAATCTTCAGAGAGCAAAAGAGGTGTTCAGAGAATGCGTGAGAAAGTCGGAAGAGTTGGGAGCAGATCTTCACATATTCGGTACAGCGTTCTTCAGAAAAAACCCCGATGTTTTTTATGAAATAACAGGTGGCAGGGGAAAGATACTGTCAGAGGAAGAGGAAGCACGTTATTCTTATATCTCCGTGGTGAGGGATTTTGGAAAAGAAGACATTCTGGTGGCAGACCTTGGAGGCGGAAGTCTTGAACTTGCATGGAAAGATGGATACACGAGTCTTGAACTCGGAACCCATATTTTGAATCGTATCTTTTCCTTAACACTTCCATTCAGGAAATCCGTGGACGATGTGGTTGAATACGTAATGGATAAATTACCAGACCTGGCCAAAAGCGATCTGTTCGGAGTTGGAGGAAGTTTCGTAGCGTTGGCTGCCCTGATGAAGGGAAAATGGGATCTGAAGTCCATACACGGAAGTACTCTGGAGATAGAGAGAGTACAGAAGATAGTTGATCAGATCAGAAAAATGAGCTTCGAAGATATCAGAAAACTGAAGATACTGCCGGAAGGAAGGGAAAAGACGATACTCGCAGGTGGAATCGTGACGATCGCTCTCTTGAAGAAATACTCGCCGAAGATGACAGTGAGTACGAAAGGATACAGGTATGGCATCGCCTGGGAGATCATGGTACAATAG
- a CDS encoding ABC transporter ATP-binding protein, producing MKYKNILEIEELYIPEKMITVITGESGSGKTTLLKMLNKMITPDRGEILFKGQPLEKIDSVDLRRKVVMLPQFPVVFPGDVRENLIAGLRFSEKKIPSDERLREILEFVMLKKSLNDDPEKFSGGEKQRLALARVLLMDPDVFLLDEPTSSLDRETGIEIIRRVVDLVRKRNKTLIVVTHDPELRRFADRLIEMKDGRVLNGASGH from the coding sequence GTGAAGTACAAAAACATTCTTGAAATCGAAGAACTGTACATCCCTGAAAAGATGATCACCGTCATCACGGGTGAAAGTGGTTCCGGAAAAACGACCCTCCTGAAGATGCTGAACAAGATGATCACTCCGGACAGAGGAGAAATCCTCTTCAAAGGACAGCCCCTTGAAAAAATAGACTCTGTTGATCTCAGAAGAAAGGTAGTCATGTTACCGCAGTTTCCCGTGGTTTTTCCGGGTGATGTGAGGGAAAATCTCATTGCGGGCTTGAGGTTTTCAGAAAAGAAAATCCCTTCCGATGAGAGACTCAGAGAAATTCTGGAGTTTGTGATGCTGAAAAAGTCATTGAACGATGACCCGGAAAAATTCTCAGGAGGAGAAAAACAGCGCCTGGCACTCGCGAGGGTTTTGCTCATGGACCCGGACGTGTTTCTTCTGGACGAGCCCACCTCCTCTCTGGACAGGGAAACTGGAATTGAGATCATAAGAAGGGTGGTTGACCTTGTACGAAAGAGGAATAAAACGCTCATCGTGGTCACACACGACCCAGAACTGAGAAGATTCGCAGACCGACTGATAGAAATGAAAGATGGGAGGGTACTGAATGGGGCCAGTGGACATTAG
- a CDS encoding ABC transporter ATP-binding protein, whose protein sequence is MNVLRVKNLSFGYRRKEVLREISFEVKRKELVAILGPNGAGKSTLLKCLAGILKCEGVEILGKPISVYTREELARVIGYVPQKFYPGMMRVFDVALLGRRPYMKFGPSREDIKMVESLLERLGLSHLALENASNLSGGELQRVNIARALAQNPEILLLDEPTSNLDPKNQLEVMQIVEDFVKMGKTAIMVVHDINLALRFATRFIFMKDGKIVKDGGKETLKPETFGVVYHVDGSVENVSGFPVFVLKRSRS, encoded by the coding sequence ATGAACGTTCTGAGGGTGAAGAACCTTTCTTTCGGTTACAGACGAAAAGAGGTTCTGAGGGAAATTTCGTTCGAAGTGAAGAGGAAGGAATTGGTTGCTATTCTGGGGCCAAACGGTGCTGGGAAAAGCACGCTTCTGAAGTGCCTGGCCGGTATTCTGAAGTGTGAAGGTGTGGAGATTTTAGGAAAACCCATCAGTGTTTACACCAGAGAAGAGCTAGCAAGAGTCATTGGATACGTTCCGCAGAAGTTTTATCCGGGTATGATGAGAGTTTTCGATGTGGCCCTTCTTGGAAGGCGACCTTATATGAAGTTTGGACCTTCGAGAGAAGACATAAAAATGGTTGAATCCTTGCTTGAAAGGCTTGGGTTATCTCATCTGGCTCTGGAGAATGCCAGTAATTTGAGTGGCGGCGAACTGCAAAGGGTGAACATCGCCAGGGCCCTCGCTCAGAATCCTGAAATACTCCTTCTCGATGAACCAACCAGCAACCTCGATCCGAAAAACCAACTGGAGGTCATGCAAATCGTAGAGGACTTCGTGAAAATGGGAAAAACAGCCATCATGGTGGTTCACGATATAAACCTGGCACTCAGATTCGCTACAAGGTTCATTTTCATGAAAGACGGAAAGATCGTGAAAGATGGCGGGAAAGAAACCCTGAAACCGGAGACGTTCGGTGTGGTTTATCACGTGGATGGCTCTGTCGAGAATGTTTCTGGTTTTCCCGTTTTCGTTTTGAAAAGAAGCAGGTCTTGA
- a CDS encoding ABC transporter permease, with protein sequence MGPVDISLVQLLSAYVFVVILMLILKARKIPREKDVLMASLRMTIQLVLAGFILSYILENPTPFYTILAVIVMEAFAIYNVYRRAKLSLPKNVKMRLEFFIAISVSSGTLLSLFYFLYVVVRISPWFDPRYVVPLAGMIIGNSMTGVSLGVKSLSESILSQKPLVEAALMLGARPKDATKYFSDKAFDSAILPTINSMIGMGIVFLPGMMTGQILSGTSPITAIKYQIAIMLGILGGVTISVSVFLMLGYRAFFNKEDQLII encoded by the coding sequence ATGGGGCCAGTGGACATTAGCCTGGTGCAACTTCTGAGTGCCTACGTTTTTGTGGTGATTTTGATGTTGATCCTGAAGGCTCGGAAGATCCCCAGAGAAAAGGATGTTTTGATGGCGTCTCTTCGTATGACGATTCAGCTGGTACTGGCCGGTTTCATCCTGAGCTACATTCTGGAAAATCCCACACCGTTTTACACGATCCTGGCCGTGATCGTTATGGAGGCTTTTGCGATCTACAACGTGTACAGAAGAGCAAAACTCTCGCTCCCAAAGAATGTGAAGATGCGTCTTGAATTTTTCATAGCCATCTCCGTGAGTTCGGGCACTCTCCTGAGCCTTTTTTATTTTCTCTACGTGGTGGTGAGGATCAGTCCATGGTTCGATCCAAGATACGTCGTTCCCCTTGCGGGGATGATCATTGGAAACTCCATGACGGGAGTGTCTCTTGGTGTAAAAAGCCTTTCTGAATCGATTCTCTCTCAAAAACCTCTCGTTGAGGCAGCCCTGATGCTGGGAGCAAGACCAAAGGACGCAACGAAATACTTCAGCGATAAGGCCTTCGATTCTGCCATTCTTCCAACGATAAATTCCATGATCGGAATGGGAATCGTCTTTCTTCCTGGTATGATGACAGGGCAGATTCTCTCTGGAACTTCTCCTATAACCGCTATAAAATACCAGATAGCCATAATGCTCGGAATCCTCGGGGGAGTAACGATCAGTGTCAGTGTGTTTTTGATGCTGGGATATCGGGCCTTCTTCAACAAGGAGGATCAGTTGATCATATGA
- the ttuA gene encoding tRNA-5-methyluridine(54) 2-sulfurtransferase codes for MKCTKCKRDASVKLRHYNIKLCKEHFNEFIEGRVERAIKKFKMFRRDSKILIAVSGGKDSVSLWHMLKKLGYEVDALFIRAGRSGMVQKAQEIVEKNAELLGTKLHIVDATEYFEGLSTQEISIMLRRPVCSICGVVRRYLMNKFAYENGYDVVVTGHNLNDEASVLLGNILHWQEGYLERQWPLLPKTHEKLVPKAKPLVLNYEEDIKLYATLNEIPHLEMACPFSVGATSLVYKKVLRELEEDQPGITLNFYLGFLKRKKEPKYEVENLRECEECGYPTTAQVCSFCRLRKQVEKRKNRTPA; via the coding sequence ATGAAGTGTACGAAGTGTAAAAGAGACGCCTCGGTGAAACTGAGACACTACAACATCAAGCTCTGCAAAGAACACTTCAACGAGTTCATAGAGGGAAGAGTAGAAAGGGCAATAAAGAAGTTTAAAATGTTCAGAAGAGACTCGAAGATACTGATAGCCGTCTCCGGTGGAAAAGACAGCGTTTCATTGTGGCACATGCTGAAAAAACTCGGATACGAGGTGGATGCCCTGTTCATACGGGCAGGACGAAGCGGAATGGTTCAGAAAGCCCAGGAGATCGTTGAAAAGAACGCAGAACTTCTTGGAACAAAGCTTCACATTGTTGACGCAACAGAGTACTTCGAAGGACTTTCCACTCAGGAAATCTCCATTATGTTGAGAAGACCTGTGTGCTCAATTTGTGGCGTCGTGAGAAGATACCTTATGAACAAATTCGCTTATGAAAACGGATACGACGTGGTGGTAACGGGTCACAACCTGAACGATGAAGCATCCGTCCTTCTGGGAAACATCTTGCACTGGCAAGAGGGATACCTCGAAAGGCAGTGGCCTCTTCTTCCAAAAACACACGAAAAACTCGTTCCAAAAGCCAAACCCCTCGTGCTCAATTACGAGGAGGACATAAAACTGTACGCAACGCTCAACGAGATACCTCACCTTGAAATGGCCTGTCCGTTCTCGGTAGGAGCGACGTCTCTTGTGTACAAAAAAGTTTTAAGAGAACTCGAAGAAGATCAGCCCGGCATCACATTGAACTTCTACCTCGGTTTCCTGAAAAGAAAGAAAGAACCGAAATACGAGGTGGAGAACCTGAGAGAATGTGAAGAGTGCGGATATCCAACAACAGCCCAGGTATGTTCTTTCTGTCGGTTGAGAAAACAGGTGGAAAAGAGAAAAAACAGAACCCCCGCGTGA
- a CDS encoding sensor histidine kinase: MHLVLTKNLAHNLKNPVNAIYVSAQLLKLRYPETSSIAGNIEKICQEMNREIERILRMSIGEKKTVKRIDLEEALNPILEMARLKGLEVELILDFEELELDRDAFLALVTNLFSNAVKYTPSGRVTLSVEKRNDRILLIVSDTGPGLKSPNGFGLFTVKKLVNYLNGSMEISKDGGTTFKIVLPIRRDSDDGTGRRG; the protein is encoded by the coding sequence GTGCACCTTGTTCTCACAAAGAACCTCGCACACAACCTGAAAAATCCCGTGAACGCCATCTACGTGAGCGCTCAGCTTTTGAAACTTCGTTATCCTGAAACATCATCCATCGCCGGAAACATAGAGAAAATCTGTCAGGAGATGAACAGGGAGATAGAAAGGATACTGAGGATGTCGATTGGTGAAAAGAAAACGGTCAAAAGGATCGATCTTGAAGAAGCGCTGAATCCTATTCTGGAAATGGCCAGGTTGAAGGGACTCGAAGTGGAACTCATACTGGACTTTGAAGAACTCGAACTCGACAGAGATGCCTTCCTTGCACTGGTCACAAACCTCTTTTCGAACGCCGTGAAATACACTCCCTCCGGAAGGGTAACCCTCAGTGTGGAGAAAAGAAATGATAGAATCTTGTTGATTGTCTCTGACACGGGGCCGGGCCTGAAATCGCCGAACGGGTTTGGGCTCTTCACTGTCAAGAAACTGGTGAACTACCTGAACGGAAGTATGGAGATCTCAAAAGACGGGGGAACTACTTTCAAAATAGTCCTTCCCATCAGGAGGGATAGCGATGACGGTACTGGTCGTAGAGGATGA
- a CDS encoding adenosine-specific kinase, with product MSVQIEVVDVIIPEGANIILGHSHFIKTVEDLYEVMVTTNPNLKFGIAFNEASGPCLVRYEGNDEELVKQAIETAKKIGAGHTFVIYIKGGYPINVLNQIKNVQEVCRIYTATANPLQVIVGITSQGRAVLGVVDGYSPKGVEGEEDKKKRHAFLREVTKYKK from the coding sequence ATGAGTGTACAGATCGAAGTTGTGGATGTCATCATTCCCGAAGGAGCGAACATCATTCTGGGACACTCTCATTTTATCAAGACCGTTGAGGATCTTTACGAGGTGATGGTGACGACCAATCCCAATCTGAAGTTCGGTATAGCCTTCAACGAAGCGAGTGGACCCTGTCTAGTCAGATACGAAGGAAACGACGAGGAACTGGTGAAGCAGGCGATCGAGACAGCAAAGAAGATAGGAGCCGGCCACACCTTTGTGATCTACATAAAGGGAGGATATCCCATCAACGTACTGAACCAGATCAAGAACGTTCAGGAAGTGTGCAGAATCTACACTGCAACCGCCAATCCTCTTCAGGTGATCGTTGGAATAACCTCTCAGGGAAGGGCGGTTCTGGGAGTCGTCGACGGTTACTCACCGAAGGGTGTGGAAGGAGAGGAAGACAAAAAGAAACGACACGCGTTCCTCAGGGAGGTAACAAAGTACAAAAAATGA